Proteins encoded in a region of the bacterium genome:
- the gcvPB gene encoding aminomethyl-transferring glycine dehydrogenase subunit GcvPB — translation MRTETQTVFERTHPGRMGVVLGDDAPSATLPADLARKSAAELPELSEVEAIRHFTHLSRRNFGIDLGMYPLGSCTMKFNPRVNEAAARLPGFARLHPKTPAELSQGALRLMHELQGYLAEISGLPAVTLQPAAGAQGELVGLMLIRAYHESNGHPRKKVLIPDTAHGTNPASCSICGYAVETVPSGKDGRLDLDALRDAMNEDVAAIMVTNPNTLGLFESGIREAAEIVHAKGGLVYCDGANLNAIMGITRPGDFGADVMHINLHKTFTTPHGGGGPGSGPVAAREFLAPFLPSPVVVKNGDAYALDFDRPKAVGRVHGFNGNFGMLVRAYTYIREMGPDGLKRVSQIAVLNANYAKEKLKDLYHLPYPGPCMHECVLSDKTVPNGVTTMDVAKRLMDYGFHPPTVYFPLVVRGAIMIEPTETESPERIDDFVASMRAIFEEAKNDPDIVKHAPHNQAVKRVDEARAVKRMRLTADMEN, via the coding sequence ATGCGTACTGAGACGCAGACCGTTTTCGAACGAACGCACCCCGGCCGCATGGGCGTCGTGCTCGGCGACGACGCGCCTTCCGCGACGCTGCCGGCCGATCTCGCGCGTAAGAGCGCGGCCGAGTTGCCGGAACTCTCCGAGGTCGAGGCGATCCGCCATTTCACGCATCTTTCGCGGCGCAATTTTGGCATTGATCTCGGTATGTATCCGCTTGGGTCTTGCACGATGAAGTTCAACCCGCGCGTCAACGAGGCGGCCGCGCGGCTGCCCGGCTTCGCGCGGCTGCATCCGAAAACGCCCGCCGAGCTGTCGCAGGGCGCGCTGCGTTTGATGCACGAGTTGCAAGGGTATCTCGCGGAAATATCGGGGCTGCCCGCCGTCACGCTGCAACCGGCCGCCGGCGCGCAAGGCGAACTGGTCGGCCTGATGCTCATCCGCGCGTATCACGAATCAAACGGCCATCCGCGCAAGAAGGTGCTGATTCCCGACACCGCGCACGGCACGAATCCCGCGTCGTGCTCCATTTGCGGATACGCGGTGGAAACGGTGCCAAGCGGCAAGGACGGAAGGCTCGACCTTGACGCCCTTCGCGATGCCATGAACGAGGACGTCGCCGCGATCATGGTGACCAATCCGAACACGCTCGGGCTTTTTGAATCCGGCATCCGCGAGGCGGCCGAGATCGTGCACGCCAAAGGCGGGCTCGTGTATTGCGACGGCGCGAACCTGAACGCGATCATGGGCATCACGCGCCCGGGCGATTTCGGCGCGGACGTCATGCACATAAACCTGCACAAGACGTTCACCACGCCGCACGGCGGCGGCGGTCCGGGCTCGGGGCCCGTTGCGGCGCGCGAATTTCTTGCGCCGTTTCTACCTTCGCCGGTGGTCGTGAAAAACGGCGACGCCTACGCCCTGGATTTCGACCGCCCGAAGGCGGTCGGCCGCGTACACGGTTTCAACGGCAACTTCGGCATGCTGGTGCGCGCGTACACCTACATCCGCGAGATGGGGCCGGATGGATTGAAGCGCGTCAGCCAGATCGCGGTGCTGAACGCGAACTACGCGAAGGAAAAGCTGAAAGACCTCTACCACCTGCCCTACCCGGGCCCGTGCATGCACGAGTGCGTCCTGTCGGATAAGACCGTGCCGAACGGCGTCACGACGATGGACGTCGCCAAGCGCCTCATGGACTACGGCTTCCATCCGCCGACGGTGTATTTCCCGCTCGTCGTTCGCGGCGCGATCATGATCGAGCCGACGGAGACGGAAAGCCCGGAGCGAATCGACGATTTCGTGGCGAGCATGCGCGCAATCTTCGAGGAAGCGAAAAACGATCCGGATATCGTCAAACACGCCCCACACAACCAGGCGGTCAAGCGGGTGGATGAGGCGCGGGCCGTGAAGCGGATGCGGTTGACGGCGGATATGGAGAATTAG